Genomic segment of Streptomyces sp. NA02950:
ATGAGGCCGGTGCCGACGATCCCGGCCGAGCCCTCGGAGTCGGCGTGGAGCACCGGTCGTTCCTCGCCGCCGTCCCCGCACAGGAAGTACGAACCGCCTCCCGCGTCCTTGCCGATCCCCTCCAGCGCGGCACCGGACGCCAGCCGCACCGGCTCGACGTGCTCGGAGAAGCGGGGGTCGAAGTCGAAGGGGTACGTGGCCAGTTCGGCGGCCCGGGGGTCGTCGCGCAGCCGGTCGAGCGGGGAGCCGGTTCGGTTCATGGGCCGGACCCTACCGACCGGCCCCGGCACCGGCTCCCGCCCGGCCCCGCGTACGTACAGCAGCGCGGCACCCGTCACCACCGGCGGCCACAGCAGATACCGGCCCGACATCACCAGCGGGAACACCACCCCGACGATCGCCGCGGACGCCGCCGTACGGCCCTTGCCGCGGCGCGGCGGCAGCCGGATCGCCGCGGCCGCGCCCACCGCGTACACGGTCACGAAGGACCCCGTGGTCAGCAGCACCAGCGGCTGCGGGCCCAGCCCCGTCACGGCCGCCAGCAGCAGCCCGGCGAACGCCGACGCGCTCCGCACCGGGGACGGCACCGTGTGGACCTCGGCGGGCACCGGCGCCGTGATCGACCTCCGCCTCCAGCTGGTGCGCCGCGACCACGGCTCGGCGGGCCCGACGAGGTGGCGGGTCTCCCCGCACTCCTACCGCCAGGTGTTCCGCCATCGCGCGGCGGGACGCTGGAGGGGTTCTCAGGCCGGATAGGCGTGGGTCTGGGCGGCTTTGAGGGTGGCCCAGACGGTACGGCCCGGCTGGAGGCCGAGTTCGGCGACGGCCACGGTGGTCAGATCGGCGAGCAGGGGCAGTTCGCCGGTGAGCTCCACCCGGATCTGGTCGCCGTGCGACTCCAGCCCCGCCACCTCGGCCCGCCAGACGTTGCGCGCGCTGGCGTCGGGGCGGTCGCGGTGCAGGGTGACGGCCGAGGGCGGGAAGGCGACGAAGACCGGGCCGGTGAGGTCCTCGGTGATGGTGATGGCCGTACCGCCGTCGAGCGCCACGGTGTGGCCGTCGGCCCGCCCCTGGTAGAGGTTGAGCCCGACCAGGCTGGCGATGTAGTCGGTGCGCGGGCGGCGGGAGATCTCGGCCGGGGTGCCGTCCTGCACCACACGGCCGTGTTCGACGACCACCAGCCGGTCGGCGAGCACCATGGCGTCCAGCGGGTCATGGGTGACCAGGACCGCCACCGCCTCGAAGTCGGCGAGGTGGCGGCGGAGCTGGGCGCGGATGTCCAGGCGGGTACGGGCGTCCAGCGCGGCCAGCGGTTCGTCGAGCAGCAGCAGCCGGGGCCGGGTGGCCAGCGCGCGGGCGAGCGCGACCCGCTGGGCCTGGCCGCCGGAGAGTCCGCGGGGCTTGGCGCCGGTGTGCGCCTCCAGGCCCATCCGGGCCAGCCAGTCGGCGGCCTCGGCGCGCGCCTCGGCCTTGGACAGGCCGTGGCAGCGGGGGCCGAAGGCCACGTTGTCGAGCGCGGTGAGATGCGGGAAGAGCAGATAGTCCTGGAACACCACGCCGACCGGGCGGGCTTCGGGCGGGGTGGCGATCCGCCGCTCCGGCTCCTCCAGCAGGCGGCCGTCCAGCCGCAGCGATCCGGCGGTGAGCGGGGTGAGTCCGGCGAGGGCGCGCAGCGCGGTGGTCTTGCCCGCGCCGTTGGGGCCGAGCAGCGCCACCACCTCGCCGGGCGCGGCGGTCAGCGGAAGCTCCAGCCGGAAGTCGCCGCGGGCCACGACAAGATGGGCGTCGAGACCTTCGGCGCCGGTCCGCCGCGCGGCGGGCGTGGTGCGGGCGGGCCGGGTGCTCATGAGGCGGCCATCCACCGGTCGCGCAGCCCTGCCAGGACCGTGACGGAGACGGCGAGCAGCACCAGGCTGAGGGCGATGGCCGCGGCCGGGTCGCTCTGGAGCGCGAGATAGACCGACAGCGGCATCGTCTGCGTACGGCCGGGGAAGTTGCCCGCGAAGGTGATGGTGGCGCCGAACTCGCCGAGCGCCCGCGCCCAGGCGAGCACGGCCCCGGCGGCCACGCCCGGCGCGATCAGCGGCAGGGTGACCCGCCGGAAGGCGGTGAAGCGGGACGCCCCGAGGGTGGTGGCGGCCTCCTCGTAGCGGGGGTCGGCGGCGCGCAGGGTGCCCTCGACGCTGATGACGAGGAACGGCATCGCCACGAACGCCTCGGCGACCACCACCCCCGTGGTGGTGAACGGCAGGGTGATGCCGAACGCCGAGTCCAGCCAGCGGCCGACGACGCCGTTGCGGCCCAGCGCGAGCAGCAGCGCCACGCCGCCGACGACGGGCGGCAGCACCAGCGGCAGCGTGACCAGGGCCCGCACCAGCCCGCGGCCGGGGAAGCGGGCGCGGGCCAGCACCCAGGCCAGCGGCACGCCCAGCACCAGCGCCACGGCGGTCGCGGCGGTGGCGGTGATCAGCGACAGCCGCAGCGCCTGCCAGACCGCGGCGCTGGTCAGCTGCTCGGACAGACCGCTCCAGGGCGCCCGGAGCAGCAGTGCCACCAGTGGCAGCACCAGGAAGGCGAAGCCGCCGAGCGCGGGCAGCAGCAGCGGCACCGGGACCCCGGCCCGGGTCCGGCGGACCGTACGCCGGGGCCGCGGCCCGCCGCTGAGCCGCTCGGCGGCCTCGCCGGTGGTTCCGGTGGCTTCGGTGGCTTCGGTGGTCACGGCTTGAGGAAGCCCGCCCCGCTCAGCACCTTCTGGCCCCGCGCGGACTGCACCAGGTCGACGAAGGCCGTCGCCGCCTTGGCGTTCGGCGCGTTCTTCAGCGGGACGATCGGGTAGTCGTTGAGGGCCTTCGCCGACTCCGGGAACTCCACCCCGGCCACCTTGCCGCCCGCGGCCTTCACATCGGTCTTGTAGACCACGGAGGCGTCCACCTCCTTCAACTCCACCTTGGTCAGGGCGCCCTTGACGTCCTGCTCGTAGGAGACGGGCGTCAGCTCGAGGTGGCCGGCGTCCAGCGCCTTCCGTGCGGCGGCGCCGCACGGCACCTCCTCGGCGCACAGCGCCACCTTCGTCCCGGACCGGGTGAGGTCCTTCAGGCTCTTGATCTTCTTCGGATTGCCCGGGAGGGTCGCGATCTCCAGCTGGTTGCGGACGAAGGTGGCCGGAGTGCCCTTGGCGTCCTTGTGATCGGTGACGGTCTTCATCGTCTTCGGGCTCGCGGCGGCGAACACATCGGCGGGAGCGCCGGAGGTGATGCTCGCCGCGAGGGCGTCGCTGCCGCCGAAGTTGAACGTCACCCTGGTGCCGGGGTGTTGCTTCTCGAAGGTCTTGCCGAGCGCGTGGAAGCTCTCCTTCAGCGAGGCCGCCGCGAAGACCGTCACCGTGCCGGACAGCTTGTCCGAGGAGGAGCCGGAGTCCGCCTTCCTGGAGCTGTCGCCGGAGTCGTCCGAGGAACCGGAGTCGTCCGAGGAACAGCCGCTGAGCGTCAGGGCCGCCACGGCGAGGCCGCCGACCACGCGCAGGGCACGACGGGATGCGGAACGGGTGGTCACAGGGTCTCTTCCTCTCTGCCGCACCGGGCCCGGACCTTCACGATCCGGCCACGGCGCCCGGGTTCACGGTCGTTCCACGACCACATTGGTCGACTTGATCACGGCCACCGCGGGGACGCCGGGCTCCAGCTTCAACTCCTCCGCCGACTCCCGGCTGATCATGGACACCACCCGGAACGGCCCCGCCTGGATCTCCACCTGCGCGGACACATCGCCGAGGATCACTTCGGTGACGATCCCCCCGAAGCGATTGCGGGCCGAGGAGCCGGAGTTCTCCCGCTCCGCGCTCCGGGCGACCTCCCGCGCGAACGCGGCCAGCGCGGGCCCCGGCACCATCCGCCGCCCCTGCTCGTCCCGCTCCGCGGCCAGCCGCCCACTGTCGACCCAACGTCGCAAGGTGTCGGCGCTGACCCCCAGCAGGGCCGCCGCCTCGCCGATCCGGTACCTGTGCATCTGGCCATCATGGCGCATCTGCGAGGAGAAAGTCATCCGTCGGATCGCATAAGGCAAGCGATCGGGGCATGGCTCCTCGCATGTACGGAAGGACAGCACTTCACTGCTCCGCTGCCCGGATCACCTTCATTGCCTCCTTCGTGCAGGCGGACGTACGGCCGCGGGGCTTTACAGACGGTGTCCAGTTCTGCCGGGAGCCGCCACAGCGGGCCACCGTGGTGGCGCCCGTTGCCTGGCCTGGGTAAGCCCCGGCCCTCCGCCTCATAGAGGCGACTGGAGGGCCGGGGCAGTCGCGTCCGCCGGGCGGTGCCCATCAGTCGCTCAATGGCTGGTGCCGGTGCTTCCAGCGGAGGGCCGGTTCCTCACCGATCCGGTAGGCGTGTGCCTCGGGGGTGACCTCCATGCGGACCGTGCTGATGTCCGGTTCGCCTGCGTCGTGCCAGGCGGTCAGGGTGCTTTCGATGGCGTCCCAGATGGTCACGGGACCGCCCTGCCGTACGGTCCACTCGTCACCGTCTGCGGTCAGCGCGGCGAACGCTTCCCGGCCGGTGTCGAACAGGTACACCGTCTCTCGGCTGTCGCTGATGGTACGTACGAGCTGGGCCCCGGGGGCGGCGAGCTGTGCCAGAAACGCCGGCATCCAGTCGTTCAGCACGTTGGGGGAAAGACCGGTCTTGCGCTCGGTGTCCGGGTAGGCGGCGCGGGCCGTGAGATCTCCGGAGAGAGGAACGACGGCTTCGGCGCGGGCCGGCATGAACGAGGTGCGGCCGATGATCCGGCCCGACGCCGTGCTGTCCTCGTTGACCGTGAGCTTGGCCAGACCGGTGCCGTAGGTCCAGGCGCTGGGGCCCACCGTGGCGAGGATGATCCCTCCGGGCTTGGTCTGCCTGATCCATGCGTAAGGGATGCGCCGTACGGCGCAGGTGGCGATGGTCCGGTCATACGGTGCGCGGCGGGGGTGTCCCAGGAGTCCGTCCCCGGTGATGGTCCAGGTGGAGTATCCGGCCACTTCCAGGGCTGCGTCCGCGCGCTGTGCGACGGCCGGGTCCACTTCCACGGTGGTGACGCTGTCCTCTCCCAGCCGGTGGCACATCAGGCCGGTGGAGTACCCCGTTCCCGTGCCGATCTCCAGGACGTTCATGTTGTCGTCCACGTCCAGGGATTCGAGCATCCCGACGACGGTGGAGGGCATGGTGGAGGACGAGGTGGGGAAGCCGGTTACCGGCCTGTCGGCGGCCTCGGCGGTCAGGTGGCCGTCGATCTGGGTCACCCATGTGTCGTTCTGGTAGACGAGGGCCAGCCATTGGCCAGGGTCGGTGTCGCGGCTGACGGGGGTGTAGTGGGTGAGGCCGTCCGGGCCCGTCTCGTGCTTGAAGAACATGGGAAGGAACAGTTCCCGGGGGACGGTTTCCACGGCTTTCCGCCAGGCAGGCGTCTTCAGGACGCCGCCCTCTTCCAGGTGGTCAGCCAGAGCGCGGCGGAGACGTACGGGGTCGAGTGGGTTCACGGTGTGGCTCCTTGCTCCAGGAGGTCAGCGAAAGCGGCGGCGATCGGTAGCCCGGTTTCGTCTTCGAGCCAGCCCCATTGGCCGTTGGGGTTCAGCTCCAGCCAGTGGAAGTCACCGTCATGGGTGATGCACAGGTCAAAGCTGCCGGAGGCAAGGCCGAAGTGTTCCAGGTGGGCGGTCAGGGCTTTTTCCATCCGGGTCGGGAGGGTTATGGGCCTGTAGGTCAGGGCGCTGTAATCGGCCCGCCAGTCCAACAGATCGGAGTCGATGCGGATTGCGAACACCTTCGGGCCGACGACGACCACCCGCAGGTCCGCGACCTTGTTGATGCGGGCTTGGAACAGGTGCGGGACCACCGTCACGCTCTCGTCCACCTCGTCGGCGGTGACCGGTTCGGTCCAGGTGGTCAGCCCTACACCGTCGCTGCGCCGGTAGGGGGTCCAGCGCAGTGCCTTGTAGATCACGTGCTCGTGTTCTGCCATGAACGCACGGATGCCGGCCAGGTCGTTGGAGATCAGGGTGGGTGGGACCGTGAGGCCGAGGCGTTCGGCCACGGCCAATTGCAGGGGCTTGTGTTCCGCCGCGTAGTTGTGGAGCGGGTGGTTCACGTAGCGGCAGTGCGGCAGGGCGTACAGGGTGCCGCCTAGGCCGTGACGGACCTGGGCGGTTGAGAACCCGGCGTCCGGGTCGTCCAGGTGCTCGAAATAGGGCCAGGTGGGGCGGCGCCAGTAGACGGACCGCACCCCCTCCAGGGCGGTGTTCCTGGAGGGGGTCCGGAGGTGGCCGACGGGGGTGGCCGCCGGGCTGGCGCCGAACCGGGCCGACAGTAAGAGGCGGTCACCGATGTCGGAGGGGTCGAACCGCACCACGGGGACACCGCGCTGATTCAGTTCGGTGATCACCATGTCGGCGGTTGCATCGTCC
This window contains:
- the tgmC gene encoding ATP-grasp peptide maturase system methyltransferase translates to MNPLDPVRLRRALADHLEEGGVLKTPAWRKAVETVPRELFLPMFFKHETGPDGLTHYTPVSRDTDPGQWLALVYQNDTWVTQIDGHLTAEAADRPVTGFPTSSSTMPSTVVGMLESLDVDDNMNVLEIGTGTGYSTGLMCHRLGEDSVTTVEVDPAVAQRADAALEVAGYSTWTITGDGLLGHPRRAPYDRTIATCAVRRIPYAWIRQTKPGGIILATVGPSAWTYGTGLAKLTVNEDSTASGRIIGRTSFMPARAEAVVPLSGDLTARAAYPDTERKTGLSPNVLNDWMPAFLAQLAAPGAQLVRTISDSRETVYLFDTGREAFAALTADGDEWTVRQGGPVTIWDAIESTLTAWHDAGEPDISTVRMEVTPEAHAYRIGEEPALRWKHRHQPLSD
- the modA gene encoding molybdate ABC transporter substrate-binding protein; amino-acid sequence: MTTRSASRRALRVVGGLAVAALTLSGCSSDDSGSSDDSGDSSRKADSGSSSDKLSGTVTVFAAASLKESFHALGKTFEKQHPGTRVTFNFGGSDALAASITSGAPADVFAAASPKTMKTVTDHKDAKGTPATFVRNQLEIATLPGNPKKIKSLKDLTRSGTKVALCAEEVPCGAAARKALDAGHLELTPVSYEQDVKGALTKVELKEVDASVVYKTDVKAAGGKVAGVEFPESAKALNDYPIVPLKNAPNAKAATAFVDLVQSARGQKVLSGAGFLKP
- the tgmB gene encoding ATP-grasp ribosomal peptide maturase, translated to MTDAGPVAVVTEVDDATADMVITELNQRGVPVVRFDPSDIGDRLLLSARFGASPAATPVGHLRTPSRNTALEGVRSVYWRRPTWPYFEHLDDPDAGFSTAQVRHGLGGTLYALPHCRYVNHPLHNYAAEHKPLQLAVAERLGLTVPPTLISNDLAGIRAFMAEHEHVIYKALRWTPYRRSDGVGLTTWTEPVTADEVDESVTVVPHLFQARINKVADLRVVVVGPKVFAIRIDSDLLDWRADYSALTYRPITLPTRMEKALTAHLEHFGLASGSFDLCITHDGDFHWLELNPNGQWGWLEDETGLPIAAAFADLLEQGATP
- a CDS encoding ABC transporter permease, giving the protein MTTEATEATGTTGEAAERLSGGPRPRRTVRRTRAGVPVPLLLPALGGFAFLVLPLVALLLRAPWSGLSEQLTSAAVWQALRLSLITATAATAVALVLGVPLAWVLARARFPGRGLVRALVTLPLVLPPVVGGVALLLALGRNGVVGRWLDSAFGITLPFTTTGVVVAEAFVAMPFLVISVEGTLRAADPRYEEAATTLGASRFTAFRRVTLPLIAPGVAAGAVLAWARALGEFGATITFAGNFPGRTQTMPLSVYLALQSDPAAAIALSLVLLAVSVTVLAGLRDRWMAAS
- a CDS encoding ABC transporter ATP-binding protein, which produces MSTRPARTTPAARRTGAEGLDAHLVVARGDFRLELPLTAAPGEVVALLGPNGAGKTTALRALAGLTPLTAGSLRLDGRLLEEPERRIATPPEARPVGVVFQDYLLFPHLTALDNVAFGPRCHGLSKAEARAEAADWLARMGLEAHTGAKPRGLSGGQAQRVALARALATRPRLLLLDEPLAALDARTRLDIRAQLRRHLADFEAVAVLVTHDPLDAMVLADRLVVVEHGRVVQDGTPAEISRRPRTDYIASLVGLNLYQGRADGHTVALDGGTAITITEDLTGPVFVAFPPSAVTLHRDRPDASARNVWRAEVAGLESHGDQIRVELTGELPLLADLTTVAVAELGLQPGRTVWATLKAAQTHAYPA
- a CDS encoding molybdopterin-binding protein produces the protein MHRYRIGEAAALLGVSADTLRRWVDSGRLAAERDEQGRRMVPGPALAAFAREVARSAERENSGSSARNRFGGIVTEVILGDVSAQVEIQAGPFRVVSMISRESAEELKLEPGVPAVAVIKSTNVVVERP